GGTCCGAGGTTTTGCTCGATCCATGCGCCCAGTCGCCTGCGGCGTTCCTCGAGCGTCGCCGCCGAGCCCCCGGAGTGGAGGAGGGCCAGCTCGATCAGCATTGCCGAGGTACCGGAGTGCCGGTAGCTGCCGGCGTCCAGGAAGCTCGAAGAGGGCCGGTCGTGGGGGGTGATCACCCAGGCACGTTTGAGGTACCGCAGGTACATCCGCACGGCCACCTCCTTGTGCCGGTGTCCCTCGGGAAGGGCGTTGGCCTTGGTGTGAACGTACGTGACGATGTCGGCGAGCTGGATCAGCGGGTTCTCGTGACTCTCCTGGAAATCCGGCGCGGTCATGTTCTTCCAGTACCCGTATTTCTTGAGGGTCTCGAAGGTCTGGAAGCTCTTGAAAATCTCGTTGCGCTTGCCCCGGTCGCAGGTCACGGCGCAGCGCCAGCCGCCCTGCTGGGACTCCAGGTCGAGGTCCTGCATCAGCGCGAAGAGCAGTCGGACGAACACGTCGTTCTGGAGCTGCCGAAGCCGCTTCGGCGACACGTCCCGGGTGAGGAAAGACCCCAGGTACGCGTACAGGTCCGTCTCGGGAGCCCCCGATTGGTGCAGGGCCTGCGCCTCAGCACTGAGATAGTTGATGCGGTAGGTGATGTCGAATTCCCCGACCAACGCCAGGGCCGCGCGCAGCCATTTCAGATGCCGCTCGAACAACCGCTCGGTGCCGTCGCGCTCCATCCAGAACACCTCGTCGCCCGTCCAGAGTTCGGCGGCGTGGAGTTCCGGGAGTCCGCCGGCGGCCAGACGAGCGCGCTCGGTCCGTTGCCGGGAGGTCCTGTCCGCGGCCGCCAGGGCAGGATCGAGGATGGGGTAGCCCAGCGTCCGCATCTCCCGCAGGACCCGCCGACGCAGGTCGCTGAGCCTGCGCTCGACGGTATACCGGTGCCTGTCGGGCACCACGACGGCACCCAGGGCGATGTCCCCCAGCATCTCGGATTCGTCTATGTAGACGTGCATTTTCTTCAAGAAGCCACCCCTGCCGGCCGCCGGGCATCACCCCATCCGCCCGGAGGATTCTAGTCGCGGGAGGCTTCATCTGGGACGGCCGAGCGGGCCCCGACTTGCATCGGCGGGGCCCGGGCCATCACCATGCGAACCGTGACCAAAACATCGAAGAAGGCCCCCGCGAACAAGCCCGCCGCCACCCCTGCCGAGCCCGCCGGGCAGGTGGAGTCCGGCACGCCGGGCAAGGTCACCAAGACCACGCTCGTCGACGCCGTGGTGACCCAGACCGGCCTCACGAAGAAGCAGGCGGACGGGGCCGTCGACGCAGCCCTGGGCGCCGTCGCGGACGCCCTGCGACAGGGACAGTCGGTGGGCCTACCGGGCGTCGGGACCCTCAGCGTGAAGGCCACCGCCGCCCGCAGCGGCGTCCGGCCGGGGACCACCGAACGCATCGAGATCCCCGCCGGAAAGAAGGTCGCGTTCAAGGTGGCGAGCACACTCAAGGATTCTCTGCGATGAACGTAGACACCGCGTTTACAACTACGTAGACGTAGGGTATACTAATAGAAGCAGTTTTATCTTATATAAACCACTTTAGGTAAGAGAAAAAGCATGAAAATAAGCAGCGGACCTGTAGTTATAAGGGGTCCGCTGCTTGCATGTGGAGCGGTCAGCGATGCAGGTCCGCCAGGTCCTCCCGCACCCGTGAACGGCCCTCCTCGGTCAACAGGTCACGCATCAGGTACTCGAGGACGTGGTGCTTCTGGAGGCCCGTCCACCCATGAGCCTGGAGCTCCGTCACGAACGCGTCGAGGGCCTGTTTCAACTCGGGCCTGACCCGCGCACTCATCACCTCGCGCACCGGCGGCCGGACGAGGTTGTTCGGGATGTCCTCGCTGCTCACCCGTTCACCCGGTTTACCAGGCGGTCCAGCGCGTCCGCCACCCGGCTCATCTGCACCTCCACGACGAGCTGCCGCTCCTCGATCCGTGAGAGCCGTTCGAGCAGCTCGCGGGCGGTCCCGGCGGGGACCTCGGAGACGTACGTGCCGAGCACCATCTGCACGGCCGCTTTGAACGTGTCCGCCTGACCACCCGTCACCAGCTCGTGGGCTTCCCGCAGGTGCGTCAACGTCTGCTCGTCCAGCACCCGCCGTTTAGGCGTCCCCGCCTCCGCGTGATAGACGGCCAGCCGCTTCGAGATGACCGAGGGGTCTACCCCGAGTTCGTGCGCGAACTCCGATGCCAACATACATCATGGTAACCCGGAAGCCGGGAGAAGGTGCCGAAGACATGCCGTGTGTCCACCGGATGGCAACTTTAGGGTTTTGCGTACTTGCTATCCCACAAAACCATTAGCCTATCCAGAAGGAGAAGCGGAGACGCCCAGCGAGTTCTTCCGCTCCCACACAGCGGCGAGCCTCTCGTGACGGCCGCAGCGGATGGTAGGCATGGCA
This genomic interval from Deinococcus aetherius contains the following:
- a CDS encoding DUF3800 domain-containing protein, producing the protein MHVYIDESEMLGDIALGAVVVPDRHRYTVERRLSDLRRRVLREMRTLGYPILDPALAAADRTSRQRTERARLAAGGLPELHAAELWTGDEVFWMERDGTERLFERHLKWLRAALALVGEFDITYRINYLSAEAQALHQSGAPETDLYAYLGSFLTRDVSPKRLRQLQNDVFVRLLFALMQDLDLESQQGGWRCAVTCDRGKRNEIFKSFQTFETLKKYGYWKNMTAPDFQESHENPLIQLADIVTYVHTKANALPEGHRHKEVAVRMYLRYLKRAWVITPHDRPSSSFLDAGSYRHSGTSAMLIELALLHSGGSAATLEERRRRLGAWIEQNLGPASPNVQGPHRTRRGPQ
- a CDS encoding HU family DNA-binding protein, which gives rise to MRTVTKTSKKAPANKPAATPAEPAGQVESGTPGKVTKTTLVDAVVTQTGLTKKQADGAVDAALGAVADALRQGQSVGLPGVGTLSVKATAARSGVRPGTTERIEIPAGKKVAFKVASTLKDSLR